In Cydia fagiglandana chromosome 16, ilCydFagi1.1, whole genome shotgun sequence, the following are encoded in one genomic region:
- the LOC134672083 gene encoding RNA 3'-terminal phosphate cyclase, whose product MSEYMDIDGSLLEGGGQILRISISLSAILGIPVRISKIRAGRSKPGLAAQHCKGIQLVAEMCQAKTKGAEIGSTEVEFAPKKIRGGQYFADPHTAGSISLLLQVALPCALMADGPVTFDFRGGTNADMAPQIDYMDKVFRHALRQFGADFGLTIHRRGYFPKGGGQVTVNVNPVRSFRSVTLTDPGTVHRITGFSFVAGVLPISMAHQMAEGAKQVLRSVAETTINCYKEDSRIAIGNCNGMLLTCTTSTGHVLGSDALGRRGSEPRQAGAAAADALKKDIDAGACLDEHCQDQVILFMALAEGKSCVTVGELTLHTKTAIHIAEMLAKVKFEIHPNGGQNTIECTGLGLINNNLPT is encoded by the exons ATGTCTGAGTACATGGATATAGATGGTAGCCTCTTGGAAGGG GGCGGCCAAATACTACGAATATCAATTTCTTTAAGTGCTATACTAGGAATCCCAGTGAGAATATCAAAGATACGAGCAGGAAGAAGCAAGCCTGGGTTAGCTGCTCAGCATTGCAAAG GAATTCAATTAGTTGCTGAAATGTGTCAAGCCAAGACAAAAGGAGCAGAAATCGGATCAACTGAAGTAGAATTTGCTCCAAAAAAGATTCGAGGTGGTCAATACTTTGCTGATCCTCACACAGCTGG CTCAATCAGCCTACTCCTCCAAGTAGCACTCCCCTGTGCACTGATGGCTGACGGCCCCGTCACATTTGATTTCCGGGGAGGCACCAATGCGGACATGGCACCGCAGATTGATTACATGGATAAAGTCTTCAGGCATGCCTTGAGGCAGTTTGGTGCAGATTTTGGCTTGACTATTCATAGGAGAGG TTATTTCCCAAAGGGCGGCGGCCAGGTGACCGTGAACGTTAATCCGGTGCGAAGCTTCCGTAGCGTCACGTTGACGGACCCGGGCACCGTGCACAGGATTACGGGGTTCAGTTTCGTGGCTGGGGTGCTGCCTATCAGT ATGGCGCACCAAATGGCCGAAGGCGCGAAGCAAGTGCTACGGTCTGTGGCCGAAACCACCATCAACTGTTACAAGGAGGACAGTCGGATTGCCATCGGCAATTGCAATGGTATGCT GTTAACTTGCACCACATCCACGGGCCACGTGTTGGGGAGTGACGCTCTCGGGAGAAGGGGCTCCGAGCCGCGGCAGGCGGGCGCCGCGGCCGCAGACGCTCTCAAGAAAGATATCGACGCTGGCGCTTGTCTCGACGAGCACTGTCAG GACCAAGTGATTCTGTTCATGGCGCTGGCAGAAGGCAAGTCGTGTGTGACGGTGGGAGAGCTCACACTACACACCAAGACCGCCATACACATCGCAGAGATGCTGGCTAAG GTGAAGTTCGAAATACATCCCAACGGCGGCCAGAACACGATCGAGTGCACGGGCCTAGGGCTTATTAACAACAACTTGCCtacgtaa
- the LOC134672047 gene encoding uncharacterized protein LOC134672047: MQRKPGYPVANCNIKMPDSVPLSEGVPCDDDGDQQQRRQQLINFGHAQWGFNNWSWTVNKQDLDFVDFANGKYCCGVAAFVCVSVKSFDIRRENVGYATCTAHLKGSAIHQARKCAVTNALRETLLSFGGSVATELMEMLEVHRAEPVPVPVPVAPPLLPEPQPENNQNLANKDPKNSPLPKNIPRKEDANPVNMRHPLPPAIKNVVQNPPPPVAKALPMPANLPPAANRPPVPVAPRPPAPRPNSNVSFVLQPVMGGVVPPLYAPQPRMPHVTPPHIYPNYYEYPWHFTYESYDRHHGNVNLNFNIPPKNLVVNSRSGSVECKNACGVRPNGPEGEPIQYHPPQNQGCWIKPTIFYDGFWTEQKVKKWVAEQVEKQFPEDASQKSTSPSNSGQPDPKS; this comes from the exons ATGCAGCGAAAACCGGGGTATCCAGTGGCCAATTGCAACATAAAAATG CCAGACAGTGTGCCACTCTCAGAAGGGGTGCCCTGTGACGATGACGGTGACCAGCAGCAGCGGAGGCAGCAGCTCATCAACTTTGGTCACGCACAGTGGGGCTTCAACAATTGGAGCTGGACTGTCAACAAACAGGATCTGG ATTTTGTGGACTTCGCAAATGGAAAGTACTGCTGTGGGGTAGCTGCGTTCGTGTGCGTGTCAGTCAAGTCGTTCGACATACGCAGAGAAAACGTCGGCTACGCCACCTGCACCGCGCACCTGAAAGGCTCTGCCATACATCAGGCTAGGAAG TGTGCAGTAACAAATGCTCTACGCGAGACGCTGCTCAGCTTCGGTGGCAGCGTCGCCACGGAGCTGATGGAGATGCTCGAGGTGCACCGAGCGGAGCCTGTACCAGTGCCTGTGCCTGTAGCTCCGCCTCTATTACCGGAACCTCAGCCCGAGAACAACCAAAACCTAGCCAACAAGGACCCCAAGAACTCCCCGCTGCCTAAAAACATCCCGAGAAAAGAAGATGCCAATCCGGTTAATATGAGGCATCCTCTCCCGCCCGCGATCAAGAATGTAGTCCAAAATCCTCCGCCGCCGGTCGCTAAAGCGCTACCGATGCCGGCGAATCTGCCGCCTGCCGCTAATCGACCACCAGTACCGGTTGCCCCACGACCACCGGCTCCAAGACCCAACTCTAATGTAAGTTTCGTCCTCCAACCCGTAATGGGTGGAGTTGTCCCGCCGTTATACGCCCCACAGCCAAGAATGCCCCATGTCACACCGCCCCACATCTACCCCAACTACTATGAGTACCCCTGGCATTTCACTTACGAGAGCTACGACCGACACCACGGTAATGTTAACCTAAATTTCAATATCCCGCCGAAGAATTTAGTGGTCAACAGCCGGTCGGGGTCCGTTGAGTGCAAGAACGCCTGCGGGGTCCGCCCAAACGGTCCGGAGGGTGAACCTATCCAGTACCATCCTCCTCAGAACCAGGGTTGCTGGATTAAGCCCACTATTTTCTATGATGGATTCTGGACTGAGCAGAAAGTGAAAAAGTGGGTAGCGGAACAGGTTGAAAAACAGTTTCCGGAGGATGCATCACAGAAGTCCACTTCGCCTAGTAATAGTGGGCAGCCGGACCCTAAGTCTTAA